The following proteins are encoded in a genomic region of Thermoflexus hugenholtzii JAD2:
- a CDS encoding zinc ribbon domain-containing protein: protein MGPQNTSRACPVCGKVGERLRGHVLTCPCGVRMSRHAAAAVNIARRGVEFLGGLGLRGRGRWATPVAGPLASG from the coding sequence GTGGGTCCGCAGAACACGTCCCGGGCGTGTCCGGTATGCGGCAAGGTGGGTGAAAGGCTAAGGGGACACGTCCTGACGTGCCCTTGCGGGGTGAGGATGAGCCGTCACGCGGCGGCGGCGGTGAACATCGCCCGCAGGGGGGTGGAATTCCTCGGGGGCTTGGGCCTTCGAGGCAGGGGTCGGTGGGCAACCCCGGTGGCCGGTCCTCTGGCCTCGGGCTAA